Proteins encoded together in one Ammospiza nelsoni isolate bAmmNel1 chromosome Z, bAmmNel1.pri, whole genome shotgun sequence window:
- the SLC45A2 gene encoding membrane-associated transporter protein isoform X1 — MTLTKESFHGALLPASGAAKADMDGTREKEEAPRQAVMRTGAAVPRRRAVGRLVMHSMAMFGREFCYAVEAAFVTPVLLSVGLPKNLYSLVWLISPILGFVLQPVVGSASDHCTCSWGRRRPYILGLGIIMLLGMALYLNGDVMISAFIAERDKQRTWAIVITMLGVVLFDFAADFIDGPIKAYLFDVCSHQDKEKGLHYHALFTGLGGALGYLTGAMDWGQTILGYTLASEFQVIFFFSALVLIICLTVHLCSIPEVPLRYENEEAKFLLEETEPHRYHSIEEEIRNGHLKPTCMEIKAAAKPGKCAAASRTQEKRQMTLKSLLKTLLSMPSHYRCLCVSHLFGWMAFLSNMLFFTDFMGQVVYHGNPYAPHNSTLYLTYKAGVEMGCWGLCINAISSSVYSYLQKVLLPYIGLKGLYFMGYLLFGLGTGLIGLFPNVYSTLALCSLFGVMSSTLYTVPFHLIAEYHREEESQKLQEGEQAGEHGRGKGIDCAALTCMVQLAQIILGVGLGLLVSVAGSAVTVISASTVALAGCCFVAFCIRYVD; from the exons ATGACCTTAACGAAGGAGAGCTTCCACGGGGCTCTCCTGCCCGCCTCTGGAGCGGCCAAGGCCGACATGGATGGCACcagagagaaggaggaggccCCAAGGCAGGCAGTGATGAGGACTGGAGCAGCGGTGCCCAGGAGGCGAGCGGTGGGAAGGCTGGTCATGCACAGCATGGCCATGTTCGGCCGGGAGTTCTGCTATGCCGTGGAGGCCGCCTTTGTCACGCCGGTGCTGCTCAGTGTAGGGCTGCCCAAGAACCTCTACAGCCTCGTGTGGCTCATCAGCCCTATCCTGGGCTTCGTGCTGCAGCCCGTGGTAGGTTCAGCCAGTGATCACTGCACCTGTAGCTGGGGCAGGAGGCGACCTTACATTCTGGGTCTGGGCATCATAATGCTGTTAGGCATGGCTTTGTACCTCAATGGGGACGTGATGATCTCAG cttTCATCGCTGAGAGAGACAAGCAGCGGACGTGGGCAATAGTCATTACCATGCTGGGAGTAGTACTTTTTGATTTTGCAGCTGATTTTATTGATGGTCCAATCAAAGCATATTTATTTGATGTCTGCTCTCATCAGGATAAAGAGAAGGGTCTGCATTACCACGCCCTCTTTACAG GTTTGGGAGGAGCCCTGGGTTACCTTACAGGTGCTATGGATTGGGGTCAAACCATACTAGGATATACCTTGGCATCAGAATTCCAGgtgattttcttcttctcagCCTTGGTTCTCATAATCTGCCTTACTGTACATCTGTGCAGTATTCCTGAAGTCCCACTCAGATACGAAAATGAAGAGGCAAAGTTCTTGTTGGAAGAGACTGAACCCCATAGATACCACTCCATAGAGGAGGAAATAAGGAATGGTCACTTAAAACCAACCTGTATGGAAATAAAGGCTGCAGCCAAGCCAGGGAAATGCGCGGCTGCATCACGCACACAG GAAAAGAGGCAGATGACACTTAAATCCCTCTTGAAGACACTTTTAAGCATGCCATCCCACTATCGCTGCCTGTGTGTGAGTCACCTCTTTGGATGGATGGCTTTCCTGTCCAACATGCTTTTCTTCACGGATTTCATGGGACAG GTTGTGTACCACGGGAATCCCTATGCACCTCACAACTCCACACTTTACCTGACCTACAAAGCAGGGGTAGAGATGGGATGCTGGGGGCTGTGCATCAATGCAATTTCTTCATCAGTCTATTCTT ACTTGCAGAAAGTCCTTCTGCCATACATAGGATTAAAGGGACTTTATTTCATGGGATACCTACTTTTTGGACTGGGTACTGGATTAATTGGCTTGTTTCCCAATGTCTATTCCACTCTGGCTCTTTGTTCACTCTTTGGAGTCATGTCCAGCACACTGTACACAGTGCCATTCCACCTCATTGCAGAGTACCACAGGGAAGAGGAG AGCCAGAAGCTGCAGGAAGGGGAGCAAGCAGGGGAGCACGGGCGAGGGAAGGGCATCGACTGTGCCGCCCTGACCTGCATGGTGCAGCTGGCCCAGATCATTCTGGGCGTgggcctggggctcctggtcAGCGTGGCCGGCAGCGCCGTCACCGTCATTTCGGCATCCACGGTGGCGCTGGCCGGCTGCTGCTTCGTGGCCTTCTGCATTCGCTACGTGGACTAG
- the SLC45A2 gene encoding membrane-associated transporter protein isoform X2, giving the protein MTLTKESFHGALLPASGAAKADMDGTREKEEAPRQAVMRTGAAVPRRRAVGRLVMHSMAMFGREFCYAVEAAFVTPVLLSVGLPKNLYSLVWLISPILGFVLQPVVGSASDHCTCSWGRRRPYILGLGIIMLLGMALYLNGDVMISAFIAERDKQRTWAIVITMLGVVLFDFAADFIDGPIKAYLFDVCSHQDKEKGLHYHALFTGLGGALGYLTGAMDWGQTILGYTLASEFQVIFFFSALVLIICLTVHLCSIPEVPLRYENEEAKFLLEETEPHRYHSIEEEIRNGHLKPTCMEIKAAAKPGKCAEKRQMTLKSLLKTLLSMPSHYRCLCVSHLFGWMAFLSNMLFFTDFMGQVVYHGNPYAPHNSTLYLTYKAGVEMGCWGLCINAISSSVYSYLQKVLLPYIGLKGLYFMGYLLFGLGTGLIGLFPNVYSTLALCSLFGVMSSTLYTVPFHLIAEYHREEESQKLQEGEQAGEHGRGKGIDCAALTCMVQLAQIILGVGLGLLVSVAGSAVTVISASTVALAGCCFVAFCIRYVD; this is encoded by the exons ATGACCTTAACGAAGGAGAGCTTCCACGGGGCTCTCCTGCCCGCCTCTGGAGCGGCCAAGGCCGACATGGATGGCACcagagagaaggaggaggccCCAAGGCAGGCAGTGATGAGGACTGGAGCAGCGGTGCCCAGGAGGCGAGCGGTGGGAAGGCTGGTCATGCACAGCATGGCCATGTTCGGCCGGGAGTTCTGCTATGCCGTGGAGGCCGCCTTTGTCACGCCGGTGCTGCTCAGTGTAGGGCTGCCCAAGAACCTCTACAGCCTCGTGTGGCTCATCAGCCCTATCCTGGGCTTCGTGCTGCAGCCCGTGGTAGGTTCAGCCAGTGATCACTGCACCTGTAGCTGGGGCAGGAGGCGACCTTACATTCTGGGTCTGGGCATCATAATGCTGTTAGGCATGGCTTTGTACCTCAATGGGGACGTGATGATCTCAG cttTCATCGCTGAGAGAGACAAGCAGCGGACGTGGGCAATAGTCATTACCATGCTGGGAGTAGTACTTTTTGATTTTGCAGCTGATTTTATTGATGGTCCAATCAAAGCATATTTATTTGATGTCTGCTCTCATCAGGATAAAGAGAAGGGTCTGCATTACCACGCCCTCTTTACAG GTTTGGGAGGAGCCCTGGGTTACCTTACAGGTGCTATGGATTGGGGTCAAACCATACTAGGATATACCTTGGCATCAGAATTCCAGgtgattttcttcttctcagCCTTGGTTCTCATAATCTGCCTTACTGTACATCTGTGCAGTATTCCTGAAGTCCCACTCAGATACGAAAATGAAGAGGCAAAGTTCTTGTTGGAAGAGACTGAACCCCATAGATACCACTCCATAGAGGAGGAAATAAGGAATGGTCACTTAAAACCAACCTGTATGGAAATAAAGGCTGCAGCCAAGCCAGGGAAATGCGCG GAAAAGAGGCAGATGACACTTAAATCCCTCTTGAAGACACTTTTAAGCATGCCATCCCACTATCGCTGCCTGTGTGTGAGTCACCTCTTTGGATGGATGGCTTTCCTGTCCAACATGCTTTTCTTCACGGATTTCATGGGACAG GTTGTGTACCACGGGAATCCCTATGCACCTCACAACTCCACACTTTACCTGACCTACAAAGCAGGGGTAGAGATGGGATGCTGGGGGCTGTGCATCAATGCAATTTCTTCATCAGTCTATTCTT ACTTGCAGAAAGTCCTTCTGCCATACATAGGATTAAAGGGACTTTATTTCATGGGATACCTACTTTTTGGACTGGGTACTGGATTAATTGGCTTGTTTCCCAATGTCTATTCCACTCTGGCTCTTTGTTCACTCTTTGGAGTCATGTCCAGCACACTGTACACAGTGCCATTCCACCTCATTGCAGAGTACCACAGGGAAGAGGAG AGCCAGAAGCTGCAGGAAGGGGAGCAAGCAGGGGAGCACGGGCGAGGGAAGGGCATCGACTGTGCCGCCCTGACCTGCATGGTGCAGCTGGCCCAGATCATTCTGGGCGTgggcctggggctcctggtcAGCGTGGCCGGCAGCGCCGTCACCGTCATTTCGGCATCCACGGTGGCGCTGGCCGGCTGCTGCTTCGTGGCCTTCTGCATTCGCTACGTGGACTAG